In Oenanthe melanoleuca isolate GR-GAL-2019-014 chromosome 8, OMel1.0, whole genome shotgun sequence, a single genomic region encodes these proteins:
- the CDC7 gene encoding cell division cycle 7-related protein kinase isoform X1: METVLKSTCDKQHPQQAEDLHGSLEQSSKLSAGVKKDIEKLYEAVPQLVNVFKIKEKIGEGTFSSVYLATAQLQTGYEEKMALKHLIPTSHPLRIAAELQCLTVAGGQDNVMGVKYCFRKNDHVVIVMPYLEHESFLDILNSLSFEEVREYMFNLFKALRRIHHFGIVHRDVKPSNFLYNRQLKKYALVDFGLAQGTPDTQIELLKTAHSEDQQGSCLQTNPITALGNGVSVSVTAPKEIAQQSASKAADRRSSSLSKVQMKQGRGGKEDSVHHSVQRSVFGERNFNVYSSTYQETSSTKLIKQSKMIDVSSRKLVTKKKIISTKTVSNGAARKAASGCPLNLLCDCYATDRVCSVCLSRRQQVAPRAGTPGFRAPEVLTKCPTQTTAIDMWSAGIIFLSLLSGRYPFFKASDDLTALAQIMTVRGSRETIQAARTFGKSVVCTQVVPAQNLRTLCEKLRGTNSSCKRSHGEETSRSENNTALAVAADKHLQNFQEGDSALEIKATDMKGWDQVPDEAYDLLDKLLDLNPATRITAKEALLHPFFKDIRL, encoded by the exons ATGGAGACGGTGTTGAAGTCTACCTGTGACAAACAGCACCCTCAGCAGGCTGAAGACTTGCACGGGAGCCTTGAGCAGAGCAGCAAGCTTTCAG CAGGAGTAAAAAAAGATATTGAAAAACTTTATGAAGCAGTGCCACAGCTtgtaaatgttttcaaaataaaggaaaaaattggagaag GTACTTTTAGTTCTGTTTACTTGGCCACAGCACAGCTACAAACAGgttatgaggaaaaaatggcTCTGAAGCACTTGATTCCAACTAGCCACCCTCTGCGAATAGCTGCTGAACTTCAGTGCCTCACAGTGGCAGG GGGACAAGATAATGTTATGGGAGTTAAATACTGCTTCAGGAAAAATGATCATGTTGTAATTGTTATGCCATATCTGGAGCATGAATCCTTCTTG gaCATTTTGAATTCCCTTTCCTTTGAAGAAGTGAGGGAGTACATGTTTAATCTGTTTAAAGCACTGAGGCGCATTCATCACTTCGGTATTGTTCACCGTGACGTCAAGCCCAGCAACTTCCTCTACAACAGGCAGCTAAAAAA GTATGCCTTGGTAGATTTTGGCTTGGCACAAGGAACCCCTGATACACAAATTGAGCTGCTTAAAACTGCCCACTCTGAAGACCAGCAGGGAAGTTGCTTGCAAACTAATCCCATTACAGCCTTAGGAAATGGGGTTTCTGTCAGTGTCACAGCACCTAAAGAGATAGCTCAACAGTCAGCCTCAAAAGCAGCTGACAGAAGGTCCAGCTCACTTTCAAAAGTCCAGATGAAacaaggaagaggaggaaag GAGGACTCTGTGCACCATTCTGTCCAGCGCTCTGTCTTTGGAGAGAGAAATTTCAATGTCTACAGCTCCACGTACCAGGAGACCTCAAGCACAAAA CTCATAAAACAATCAAAGATGATAGATGTTTCATCTAGGAAGTTAGTAACAAAGAAGAAGATTATTTCTACCAAAACTGTGAGCAATGGGGCAGCCAGGAAAGCTGCCAGTGGTTGCCCTTTAAACCTGCTCTGTGACTGTTATGCAACGGATAGAGTTTGCAGTGTTTGCCTTTCAAG GCGTCAGCAAgtggctcccagggcaggaacACCTGGATTCAGAGCACCAGAAGTATTAACAAAGTGCCCTACTCAGACCACAG CAATAGACATGTGGTCTGCAGGAATCATATTCCTTTCTCTACTCAGTGGACGGTATCCATTTTTCAAAGCAAGTGATGATTTAACTGCTTTGGCACAAATCATGACAGTTCGTGGATCCAGAGAAACCATTCAGGCTGCTAGAACTTTTG GAAAATCAGTTGTGTGCACTCAAGTTGTCCCAGCTCAAAATCTACGAACCCTCTGTGAAAAACTGAGAGGAACAAATAGCAGCTGTAAGAGATCTCATGGAGAAGAGACCAGCAGGTCTGAAAACAACACAGCTTTGGCAGTTGCAGCAGACAAACACTTGCAGAATTTTCAGGAAGGTGATAGTGCTTTGGAAATTAAGGCAACTGACATGAAAGGATGGGATCAGGTTCCTGATGAAGCATATGACCTACTTGATAAGCTACTAGACTTAAACCCTGCAACGAGAATAACTGCAAAAGAGGCTTTGCTGCatcctttttttaaagacataaGGCTCTGA
- the CDC7 gene encoding cell division cycle 7-related protein kinase isoform X2, whose protein sequence is METVLKSTCDKQHPQQAEDLHGSLEQSSKLSGVKKDIEKLYEAVPQLVNVFKIKEKIGEGTFSSVYLATAQLQTGYEEKMALKHLIPTSHPLRIAAELQCLTVAGGQDNVMGVKYCFRKNDHVVIVMPYLEHESFLDILNSLSFEEVREYMFNLFKALRRIHHFGIVHRDVKPSNFLYNRQLKKYALVDFGLAQGTPDTQIELLKTAHSEDQQGSCLQTNPITALGNGVSVSVTAPKEIAQQSASKAADRRSSSLSKVQMKQGRGGKEDSVHHSVQRSVFGERNFNVYSSTYQETSSTKLIKQSKMIDVSSRKLVTKKKIISTKTVSNGAARKAASGCPLNLLCDCYATDRVCSVCLSRRQQVAPRAGTPGFRAPEVLTKCPTQTTAIDMWSAGIIFLSLLSGRYPFFKASDDLTALAQIMTVRGSRETIQAARTFGKSVVCTQVVPAQNLRTLCEKLRGTNSSCKRSHGEETSRSENNTALAVAADKHLQNFQEGDSALEIKATDMKGWDQVPDEAYDLLDKLLDLNPATRITAKEALLHPFFKDIRL, encoded by the exons ATGGAGACGGTGTTGAAGTCTACCTGTGACAAACAGCACCCTCAGCAGGCTGAAGACTTGCACGGGAGCCTTGAGCAGAGCAGCAAGCTTTCAG GAGTAAAAAAAGATATTGAAAAACTTTATGAAGCAGTGCCACAGCTtgtaaatgttttcaaaataaaggaaaaaattggagaag GTACTTTTAGTTCTGTTTACTTGGCCACAGCACAGCTACAAACAGgttatgaggaaaaaatggcTCTGAAGCACTTGATTCCAACTAGCCACCCTCTGCGAATAGCTGCTGAACTTCAGTGCCTCACAGTGGCAGG GGGACAAGATAATGTTATGGGAGTTAAATACTGCTTCAGGAAAAATGATCATGTTGTAATTGTTATGCCATATCTGGAGCATGAATCCTTCTTG gaCATTTTGAATTCCCTTTCCTTTGAAGAAGTGAGGGAGTACATGTTTAATCTGTTTAAAGCACTGAGGCGCATTCATCACTTCGGTATTGTTCACCGTGACGTCAAGCCCAGCAACTTCCTCTACAACAGGCAGCTAAAAAA GTATGCCTTGGTAGATTTTGGCTTGGCACAAGGAACCCCTGATACACAAATTGAGCTGCTTAAAACTGCCCACTCTGAAGACCAGCAGGGAAGTTGCTTGCAAACTAATCCCATTACAGCCTTAGGAAATGGGGTTTCTGTCAGTGTCACAGCACCTAAAGAGATAGCTCAACAGTCAGCCTCAAAAGCAGCTGACAGAAGGTCCAGCTCACTTTCAAAAGTCCAGATGAAacaaggaagaggaggaaag GAGGACTCTGTGCACCATTCTGTCCAGCGCTCTGTCTTTGGAGAGAGAAATTTCAATGTCTACAGCTCCACGTACCAGGAGACCTCAAGCACAAAA CTCATAAAACAATCAAAGATGATAGATGTTTCATCTAGGAAGTTAGTAACAAAGAAGAAGATTATTTCTACCAAAACTGTGAGCAATGGGGCAGCCAGGAAAGCTGCCAGTGGTTGCCCTTTAAACCTGCTCTGTGACTGTTATGCAACGGATAGAGTTTGCAGTGTTTGCCTTTCAAG GCGTCAGCAAgtggctcccagggcaggaacACCTGGATTCAGAGCACCAGAAGTATTAACAAAGTGCCCTACTCAGACCACAG CAATAGACATGTGGTCTGCAGGAATCATATTCCTTTCTCTACTCAGTGGACGGTATCCATTTTTCAAAGCAAGTGATGATTTAACTGCTTTGGCACAAATCATGACAGTTCGTGGATCCAGAGAAACCATTCAGGCTGCTAGAACTTTTG GAAAATCAGTTGTGTGCACTCAAGTTGTCCCAGCTCAAAATCTACGAACCCTCTGTGAAAAACTGAGAGGAACAAATAGCAGCTGTAAGAGATCTCATGGAGAAGAGACCAGCAGGTCTGAAAACAACACAGCTTTGGCAGTTGCAGCAGACAAACACTTGCAGAATTTTCAGGAAGGTGATAGTGCTTTGGAAATTAAGGCAACTGACATGAAAGGATGGGATCAGGTTCCTGATGAAGCATATGACCTACTTGATAAGCTACTAGACTTAAACCCTGCAACGAGAATAACTGCAAAAGAGGCTTTGCTGCatcctttttttaaagacataaGGCTCTGA